In Formosa haliotis, the sequence TCGACAATTAAAACTTTTATTTTCTTTTTTACTTCTGCATTACTAAACGCACTTGTACTTAAACATACACTCAGTAATAAAAACACTATTCGTTTAAACATGTTTCAACCTATTTTTAATTCGTTCAGGGTTATGATTATTCAGATCATTTAGAAATTTCTAAATCCCTAGTATTGATTTTAAAAGTTGTTCGTCGGGTTTCGCACTAGCAAAATCATCAAAACTACGTTCTGCGGCTTCTATAATATGACTTTGAATAAACGGCGCTCCTTCTTTAGCCCCTTGATTTGAAGATTTTATACAACATTCCCACTCCATTACAGCCCAAACATCGCAGTCGTATTTTGTTAGTTTTGTAAAAATACTTTTAAAATCTACCTGACCATCTCCGAGAGATCTGAATCGACCAGCACGATCGCTCCAATCGGCATAACCGCCATAAACCCCTTGTTTTCCTGAGGCGTTAAATTCTGCATCCTTTACATGAAACGCTTTAATACGCTCGTGGTAATAGTCTATAAACTTTAAATAATCTAATTGTTGGAGTACAAAATGACTAGGATCGTATAAAATATTGGCGCGCTTATGATTTTTAGTAGCATCTAGAAATCGTTCAAAAGAGGTTCCGTCGTGTAAATCTTCTCCCGGATGCAACTCGTAACAAACATCGACGCCCTGCTCATCAAAATGATTTAAAATAGGTAACCACCGTTTTGCCAATTCTTCGAACCCCATGTCTACCAATCCTTGTGGTCGTTGTGGCCAAGGATATACGGTATGCCACAATAAGGCTCCAGAAAAAGTAGCATGCGATGCTAGTCCTAATTTCCCACTTGCAGTTCCCGCTTTTTTAAGCGTATCGATAGCCCACTCTGTTCTTGCTTTCGGGTTACCCTTAACTTTGTCTGGTGCAAAGCCATCAAACAAAGTGTCGTAAGCAGGGTTTACAGCTACCAATTGTCCTTGCAGATGGGTTGATAATTCGGTAATTTCTAA encodes:
- a CDS encoding sugar phosphate isomerase/epimerase family protein — protein: MKTIKGPAIFLAQFVGSEKPFNTLDGLCKWVSDLGYKGIQIPTWESGLIDLDLAATSDTYCDELKAKVNSYGLEITELSTHLQGQLVAVNPAYDTLFDGFAPDKVKGNPKARTEWAIDTLKKAGTASGKLGLASHATFSGALLWHTVYPWPQRPQGLVDMGFEELAKRWLPILNHFDEQGVDVCYELHPGEDLHDGTSFERFLDATKNHKRANILYDPSHFVLQQLDYLKFIDYYHERIKAFHVKDAEFNASGKQGVYGGYADWSDRAGRFRSLGDGQVDFKSIFTKLTKYDCDVWAVMEWECCIKSSNQGAKEGAPFIQSHIIEAAERSFDDFASAKPDEQLLKSILGI